One Myxococcales bacterium DNA segment encodes these proteins:
- the sulP gene encoding sulfate permease, whose amino-acid sequence MLRHYQRRWLAQDLGAGLVLTAILVPAGMGYAEASGLPAITGLYATIVPLLAYAIFGPSRIMVLGPDSGLAALVGAAVIASSAGDPERAVALGSLLAILTGLLCVAGGLLKAGFLTDLLSKPVRVGYMNGIALTVLVTQLPKLLGFSVKATGAFDGALGVVHGVADGQTKLLALGLGSACLALILGLRAVSAKIPGILIAVVLATIVVTVFHLGGELAVVGAVPRGMPLPSLPAVHLADVGQMFVAAVGIALVSFADTSVLSRTFAARHGYRVDPNRELIGLGLANLAGGFFRGFPVSSSSSRTPVAESAGSKTQLTGVVGALAIAVLLLAAPWLLENLPTTALAAVVITAALRLFDLRSLRIFYRVRRSDFVLSMVGFVAVAALGVIPGIAVTVGVSILDFVRRAWRPHDAILGRAHAVKGYHDLKRYPDAKQVPGLVLYRWDAPLFFANADMFRARILDAVDDSATTVKWVVVAAEPITDVDTTAAEMIEELDKELATRNVELAFAELKDPVKDRLQRYGLQKRIGHEFFFPTVGAAVKAFLAKNDVGWVDWEDS is encoded by the coding sequence ATGTTGCGCCACTACCAGCGCCGGTGGCTCGCGCAGGACCTCGGCGCCGGTCTGGTCCTGACGGCCATCCTCGTCCCCGCCGGCATGGGGTACGCGGAGGCGTCGGGGCTCCCGGCCATCACCGGCCTTTACGCGACCATCGTCCCGCTCCTCGCGTACGCGATCTTCGGCCCATCGCGCATCATGGTCTTGGGTCCCGATTCGGGGCTCGCCGCGCTCGTCGGGGCCGCCGTGATCGCGTCGTCGGCGGGTGATCCGGAGCGCGCCGTCGCCCTGGGCTCACTCCTCGCGATCCTCACCGGCCTCCTCTGCGTCGCCGGCGGCCTCCTCAAGGCCGGCTTTCTGACGGATCTGCTCTCGAAGCCCGTCCGCGTCGGCTACATGAACGGCATCGCGCTCACGGTTCTCGTGACGCAGCTCCCGAAGCTCCTCGGCTTCTCGGTCAAAGCAACGGGGGCCTTCGACGGCGCGCTGGGCGTCGTGCACGGCGTAGCCGACGGCCAGACGAAGCTCCTCGCGCTCGGCCTCGGAAGCGCGTGCCTCGCGCTCATCTTGGGCCTGCGTGCGGTGTCTGCGAAGATCCCGGGCATCCTCATTGCGGTCGTCCTCGCCACGATCGTCGTAACGGTCTTTCACCTCGGTGGCGAGCTTGCGGTGGTGGGCGCTGTGCCGCGCGGCATGCCGCTCCCCTCTCTGCCAGCCGTGCACCTCGCCGACGTCGGACAGATGTTCGTCGCCGCCGTCGGCATCGCCCTCGTCTCGTTCGCGGACACGAGCGTCCTCTCACGGACCTTCGCGGCCCGGCACGGCTACCGCGTAGACCCGAATCGCGAGCTGATAGGACTGGGACTCGCGAACCTCGCTGGCGGGTTCTTCCGTGGCTTTCCCGTCAGCAGCAGTTCGTCGCGCACACCGGTGGCCGAGTCGGCCGGCTCGAAGACACAGCTCACCGGCGTCGTCGGCGCGCTAGCGATCGCGGTGCTGCTCCTCGCCGCTCCGTGGCTGCTCGAGAACCTCCCGACGACGGCCTTGGCCGCCGTCGTCATCACGGCAGCGCTCCGTCTCTTCGACCTCCGTTCGCTGCGCATCTTTTACAGGGTGCGGCGGAGTGACTTCGTCCTCTCCATGGTGGGCTTCGTCGCCGTCGCCGCGCTCGGCGTGATCCCCGGCATCGCGGTGACCGTCGGCGTCTCGATCCTCGACTTCGTCCGGCGCGCGTGGCGGCCCCACGACGCCATCCTCGGCCGCGCCCACGCCGTGAAGGGCTACCACGATCTCAAACGCTATCCGGACGCCAAGCAGGTCCCCGGGCTCGTCCTCTACCGGTGGGACGCGCCGCTCTTCTTCGCGAACGCCGACATGTTCCGGGCGCGCATTCTCGATGCGGTCGACGACTCGGCGACGACGGTCAAGTGGGTCGTCGTCGCCGCCGAGCCCATCACCGACGTAGACACGACCGCCGCCGAGATGATCGAGGAGCTGGACAAGGAGCTGGCGACGCGCAACGTCGAGCTCGCGTTCGCCGAGCTGAAGGACCCGGTGAAGGACCGCCTCCAGCGGTACGGTCTGCAGAAGCGCATCGGCCACGAGTTCTTCTTCCCAACCGTGGGCGCGGCCGTGAAGGCCTTCCTCGCGAAGAACGATGTGGGCTGGGTCGACTGGGAGGACTCCTGA
- a CDS encoding transposase, with the protein MTLPRQVVAGRTYLTSRRCTQRQHLLRPDARVEQIYLYCLAEACERYKITLHGFIAMSNHQHLLVRDNLGNYPEFFAHFHKMTAKALNAHWGRWENLWATEQPNAVYLVEAQDRFDKLIYLLCNPVADHLVERVAEWPGASSFGQHLRGTTRTIKRPRGFFREDGPMPQEVTLRIEPVDGFDHLAAKEWADKVAAAVRAQEETAKAHRAKTGRRVLGRKAVLGTAPTSRPRTVEPRRKLRPHVACRNTERRRQELSALRGFRIAHRDARLRWIGGERRTVFPEGTYRFAALGVRCKGAAPT; encoded by the coding sequence ATGACGCTTCCCCGTCAGGTCGTAGCCGGTCGGACTTACCTCACCAGTCGCCGTTGCACGCAGCGGCAGCACTTGCTGCGTCCCGATGCGCGCGTCGAGCAGATCTACCTCTACTGCCTCGCGGAGGCGTGCGAGCGCTACAAGATCACGCTGCATGGCTTCATCGCGATGAGCAACCACCAGCACCTGCTCGTCCGCGACAACCTCGGGAACTACCCCGAATTCTTCGCCCACTTTCACAAGATGACCGCGAAGGCCCTCAACGCGCACTGGGGTCGCTGGGAAAACCTTTGGGCCACCGAGCAGCCCAACGCCGTCTACCTCGTTGAAGCCCAAGACCGCTTCGACAAGCTCATCTACCTTCTCTGCAATCCCGTCGCGGACCACCTTGTCGAGCGAGTCGCCGAGTGGCCCGGGGCGTCGTCGTTCGGCCAACATCTTCGTGGTACGACAAGGACCATCAAGCGCCCACGCGGCTTCTTCCGCGAAGACGGCCCGATGCCGCAAGAGGTGACCCTTCGCATCGAGCCCGTGGACGGCTTCGACCACCTCGCGGCCAAGGAATGGGCCGACAAGGTCGCCGCCGCGGTCCGCGCCCAAGAGGAGACGGCGAAAGCGCACCGCGCAAAGACGGGTCGACGCGTGCTCGGACGCAAAGCCGTGCTCGGGACCGCGCCGACGAGCAGGCCCCGCACGGTCGAACCTCGCCGCAAGCTCCGGCCCCATGTGGCATGTCGCAACACCGAGCGGCGGCGCCAGGAGCTCTCGGCGCTCCGCGGCTTCCGAATCGCCCACCGCGACGCGCGACTCCGATGGATCGGAGGTGAGAGGCGCACCGTCTTCCCAGAGGGCACCTATCGCTTCGCCGCGTTGGGAGTGCGCTGCAAGGGCGCCGCGCCAACGTAG
- a CDS encoding Rrf2 family transcriptional regulator — MKRDSRLSGVLHVLLHMAQNDRPVTSAVLAKAMDTNPVVLRRVMAGLREKGYVQSEKGHGGGWTLTRDLTKLTLRDVYAALGSPSLLAIGNRTEAPGCVVEEAVNAGLRKSFEDAESLLLTRLSEVTLAALSEDVRGRLATRKRARPSSRGRTGGKRGGVPHHEHEHDHGHPPHGAARAHHTFADASALSRVLEDPTRDAWQRPNDVLRALALKPTMTVADVGAGTGYFAVRLARALPQGKVIATDLEPGMVRFLRQRARRERLPNLHTLRATKTTSGLAAQSVDRILVVHVWHHLAEPGDYARGLAAALRPGGRLFVVDFRASGHRGPPASLRVKPDAVIAALVGAGLSAKASRIALPDQYIVEARRRP, encoded by the coding sequence ATGAAACGGGACAGCCGCTTGTCTGGGGTGCTGCACGTCCTCTTGCACATGGCGCAGAACGACCGCCCCGTGACGTCGGCGGTTCTCGCGAAGGCGATGGACACGAATCCCGTCGTGCTCCGCCGAGTGATGGCCGGCCTTCGCGAGAAGGGATACGTCCAGTCGGAGAAGGGCCATGGCGGCGGGTGGACCCTGACCCGCGATCTCACGAAGCTCACCCTGCGCGACGTTTACGCGGCGCTCGGCTCCCCTTCTCTGCTCGCCATAGGCAACCGAACGGAGGCGCCCGGCTGCGTCGTCGAGGAGGCGGTCAACGCCGGCCTGCGCAAGTCGTTCGAGGATGCCGAGTCGCTGCTCCTCACGCGCCTCAGCGAGGTGACGCTCGCGGCGCTGAGCGAGGACGTGCGCGGTCGCCTCGCGACGCGCAAGCGCGCGCGGCCCTCGAGCCGTGGGCGTACCGGCGGGAAACGCGGGGGCGTGCCGCATCACGAGCACGAGCACGACCACGGGCACCCTCCTCACGGGGCGGCGAGGGCGCACCACACCTTCGCCGACGCGAGCGCCCTCTCCCGGGTGCTCGAGGATCCAACACGCGACGCGTGGCAACGCCCCAACGACGTGCTGCGCGCGCTCGCGCTCAAACCCACGATGACCGTCGCCGACGTCGGAGCGGGCACGGGGTACTTCGCCGTGCGCCTCGCTCGTGCCCTACCTCAAGGCAAGGTCATCGCAACGGATCTCGAGCCGGGCATGGTGCGCTTCCTGCGTCAGCGCGCGCGCCGCGAGAGGCTCCCCAACCTGCACACCCTACGGGCCACCAAGACGACCTCGGGGCTCGCCGCCCAGAGCGTCGACCGCATCCTCGTCGTGCACGTGTGGCACCACCTCGCGGAGCCCGGCGACTACGCGCGAGGCCTCGCCGCTGCGCTAAGGCCCGGCGGAAGACTGTTCGTCGTGGACTTCCGCGCTTCCGGCCACCGTGGCCCGCCAGCGAGCCTGCGCGTCAAGCCCGACGCGGTCATCGCGGCGCTCGTGGGCGCAGGTCTCTCAGCCAAGGCCTCGCGGATCGCGCTGCCCGACCAGTACATCGTGGAGGCGCGGCGGCGCCCTTGA